AGACAACCGCAGGGCTTCGGACTCGTCGTGGGTTACCAGCAGGGCGGCAATCCCGGTTTCACGGATGATCCTTTCCATATCGTCGGTTATGGATTGCCTGGTCGGCGGATCGAGGGCGGCGAAGGGCTCATCCAGGAAGATGACTTCCGGATCAATAGCCAAGGCCCGGGCCATTGAGGTACGCTGGGCTTCCCCGCCGGATAGTTTTCGGGCCGAGCGGTCGGCCAGATGCACAATATTAAAACGCTCGAGGCTTGCCATGACCTTGTGCTTGATGGCCTCCCTTGGCATCCCCCTGATCTTTAAGCCGGCAGCGACGTTGCCGAAGACCGTTGTATCAAACAGCAGGGGCTCCTGGAAGACCATGGCGATTCTGCGCCGGTAGGCGAAGGCCGCCTGGTTCGATGCGATCTCCTGGCCGCGGAAGGTGATCCGGCCGGTGTGGGGCTTGATCAGAC
This window of the Deltaproteobacteria bacterium genome carries:
- a CDS encoding ATP-binding cassette domain-containing protein translates to MNPESKIVEAENLRVIRGKVEVLDIPSFFLGDREILSLIGPNGSGKSTFLLALNCLIKPHTGRITFRGQEIASNQAAFAYRRRIAMVFQEPLLFDTTVFGNVAAGLKIRGMPREAIKHKVMASLERFNIVHLADRSARKLSGGEAQRTSMARALAIDPEVIFLDEPFAALDPPTRQSITDDMERIIRETGIAALLVTHDESEALRLS